A stretch of Candidatus Saccharibacteria bacterium DNA encodes these proteins:
- the tsaE gene encoding tRNA (adenosine(37)-N6)-threonylcarbamoyltransferase complex ATPase subunit type 1 TsaE: MAQLILSQTEKSQKSTLSVQGTGLVIKLSGPLGAGKTSFLKSFAKALGIQNTIISPSFNLHRSYQSNNITLEHWDLYRLTNLDDNLYHSIIEQVMMPGTIVAIEWLDKFNWEFDRQITIDISYLAQPDQDYQSRNIQVKYQND, encoded by the coding sequence TTGGCTCAATTGATCCTCAGCCAGACCGAGAAATCCCAAAAATCAACCTTGTCGGTTCAAGGAACTGGCCTAGTGATTAAACTATCTGGACCCCTAGGTGCTGGTAAGACTAGTTTCTTAAAAAGCTTTGCAAAAGCTCTCGGGATCCAAAATACCATCATAAGCCCTAGTTTTAATCTCCATAGGAGTTACCAATCTAATAACATTACCCTAGAACACTGGGATCTCTATCGACTAACCAACCTAGATGATAATCTCTATCACTCAATTATTGAACAAGTTATGATGCCTGGTACAATTGTTGCAATTGAATGGTTGGATAAATTCAATTGGGAATTTGATAGGCAGATCACAATAGACATATCTTACCTAGCTCAGCCTGATCAGGATTATCAATCTCGTAATATTCAAGTAAAATATCAAAATGACTAA
- a CDS encoding type II secretion system protein GspG, with amino-acid sequence MNSKKILQLSIAAILIISILSFIIPKISSIPVNQRDDLRVEDITKIQQALEYYYEDKGVYPESLAVLADNNQPYIANLPIDPQGNDYIYQPSPTGGPYTKYSLYATLEKPDKANSSSNKFLLKSAR; translated from the coding sequence ATGAATTCAAAAAAGATCTTACAACTTAGCATCGCTGCCATACTAATCATCAGTATTCTTAGCTTTATTATTCCAAAAATTTCCTCTATACCTGTTAACCAACGAGATGATTTAAGAGTTGAAGATATTACCAAGATTCAACAAGCCCTTGAATATTATTATGAAGACAAAGGGGTCTATCCAGAGTCCTTAGCAGTTTTGGCCGACAATAACCAACCCTATATTGCTAACCTACCGATTGATCCCCAGGGTAATGATTATATTTATCAACCGAGTCCTACTGGTGGACCCTATACAAAATATTCTCTTTACGCCACCCTAGAAAAACCCGATAAAGCCAACTCAAGTAGCAATAAATTTTTGCTCAAATCTGCCCGCTAG
- a CDS encoding PH domain-containing protein, whose amino-acid sequence MEADRKYHYPGQNDDEVVKRIAYRHWAYLLPAFGLAITMLAVVAFLVVYTWTASTSSGEMKINLTMIAIFLMLFTVGFMLASIWIWHNNKIIITNQNLVEVEQKSLFNKSISTLRLVNIQDVSADVSGPFQSALGYGTVTVQSAGEKRNFIFQYVPQAYELKDYISDLHLYAATDQGDKLIDR is encoded by the coding sequence ATGGAGGCTGATAGAAAGTATCATTATCCTGGGCAAAATGACGATGAGGTGGTCAAGAGGATTGCCTATAGGCATTGGGCTTATTTGTTACCTGCTTTTGGCTTAGCCATAACTATGCTGGCGGTTGTGGCTTTTTTGGTTGTTTATACATGGACAGCTTCTACTAGTAGTGGTGAAATGAAGATAAATCTAACTATGATAGCGATTTTTCTCATGCTATTTACTGTTGGTTTTATGCTTGCCAGTATTTGGATTTGGCATAACAATAAGATAATCATCACTAATCAAAACTTGGTTGAAGTAGAGCAAAAAAGCCTTTTTAATAAATCAATATCTACTTTGAGGTTAGTTAATATCCAGGATGTTAGTGCCGATGTCAGTGGTCCTTTTCAATCAGCCTTGGGTTATGGGACAGTAACAGTTCAATCAGCTGGAGAGAAGAGAAACTTTATTTTTCAATATGTGCCACAAGCTTACGAATTGAAAGATTATATTAGCGATTTGCATTTATATGCAGCTACTGATCAGGGTGATAAGTTGATAGACCGCTAG
- the ruvB gene encoding Holliday junction branch migration DNA helicase RuvB, translating to MIDHSNPKVITTEEIELEVTLRPQRFDEYIGQERVKSSLDLAIRAARKRNQPIDHVLLYGPPGLGKTTLAQVIANELGTSIKITSGPAIEKAGDLAAILTNLEEGDVLFIDEIHRLPRQVEEILYSGMEDFVLDIMLGKGPSAQSVRVDLAPFTVVAATTKYGGLSAPLRDRFGLIHHLDFYSENEIANILERSSKILNVEGNRSVLELLAKRSRLTPRIANRLLKRIRDYADVHNQGRATDEIVRDCLDLLEIDDLGLDKRDRRLLAVISEYYGGGPVGLNALAATMHEESQTIEDVYEPYLMQIGFIKRTPRGRSLTSQGENYLANML from the coding sequence ATGATAGATCATAGCAATCCAAAAGTGATTACTACTGAAGAGATTGAGCTTGAGGTGACTCTTAGACCCCAAAGGTTCGATGAGTACATTGGTCAAGAGCGAGTAAAATCTAGCCTTGATCTAGCAATTAGGGCGGCTAGAAAACGTAATCAACCAATCGATCACGTATTGCTATATGGACCTCCAGGCTTAGGCAAAACAACTTTGGCGCAAGTAATAGCAAATGAATTAGGTACTAGTATTAAGATCACAAGTGGACCCGCCATTGAGAAAGCAGGTGATCTTGCAGCCATTTTGACCAATCTAGAAGAGGGAGATGTTCTGTTTATTGATGAGATTCATCGTTTGCCTAGACAGGTTGAAGAAATCTTGTACTCTGGCATGGAGGATTTTGTCTTGGATATAATGCTGGGCAAGGGACCATCAGCTCAAAGTGTTAGGGTGGACTTGGCACCATTTACAGTTGTGGCTGCCACTACCAAATACGGTGGCTTGTCAGCACCATTAAGAGATCGGTTTGGCTTGATTCATCACCTGGATTTCTATTCTGAAAATGAGATTGCTAATATCTTAGAAAGGTCTAGTAAGATATTAAATGTAGAGGGTAATAGATCAGTATTGGAGTTACTGGCTAAAAGATCTAGATTGACACCTAGGATAGCAAATCGTTTATTGAAACGGATTAGGGATTATGCCGATGTCCACAATCAAGGAAGAGCTACGGATGAGATCGTTAGAGATTGCTTGGATTTACTTGAAATTGATGATCTGGGTCTCGATAAAAGGGACAGAAGATTATTAGCTGTCATTAGTGAGTACTATGGAGGAGGGCCCGTAGGACTAAATGCCTTGGCGGCCACTATGCATGAAGAAAGCCAGACCATTGAAGATGTTTATGAACCATATTTAATGCAGATTGGTTTTATCAAGAGGACACCTCGAGGAAGAAGCTTGACCTCTCAGGGTGAGAATTATCTAGCTAACATGTTATAA
- the ruvA gene encoding Holliday junction branch migration protein RuvA — protein MFAFLAGEIKDIQPDGRVILMVGGLGFDIQISTRDLASIQLNQELNIHIYEHIREDQFSIYGFMDIGTKNLFIRLIGVSGVGPKVALTIISSHKVQELIQAIEQGDTKLFEQISGVGKRTAQKIILDLRGKLVIGDDNKTKKPKASQPLFQALEQLGYKSGQIMQIVGEIDQGLSLSDQIKLALNALKK, from the coding sequence ATGTTCGCATTTTTAGCTGGAGAGATAAAAGATATACAGCCAGACGGTAGGGTTATTCTGATGGTTGGAGGGCTTGGTTTTGATATTCAAATTAGCACAAGGGACTTAGCTAGTATCCAACTGAATCAGGAGTTAAATATTCATATTTATGAGCATATTCGTGAAGATCAATTTAGTATTTATGGGTTTATGGATATTGGTACAAAGAATCTATTTATTCGCTTGATTGGAGTTAGTGGAGTTGGGCCCAAGGTAGCTTTAACGATCATATCTAGTCATAAGGTACAGGAATTGATACAAGCGATAGAGCAGGGGGATACTAAATTGTTTGAACAGATATCTGGTGTGGGAAAAAGAACTGCCCAAAAGATTATTTTGGATCTACGTGGGAAACTGGTTATTGGTGATGATAATAAGACCAAGAAGCCAAAAGCCAGTCAGCCATTATTTCAAGCATTAGAGCAACTTGGATATAAATCAGGACAGATTATGCAGATAGTTGGTGAAATTGATCAAGGACTGAGTTTATCCGATCAGATAAAGTTAGCATTAAATGCATTAAAGAAATGA